The Cellvibrio polysaccharolyticus genomic interval GCAGTGTGCGCTTTTACAATAACCGGTGCACCGGCAGCCAGTGCTGAAGCGGTATCGCCGCCAGCCACAGAAAATGCCAGCGGGAAATTACTTGCACCGAATACCACCACTGGACCCAACGGGATATTGCGCATGCGTAAATCCGGCTTGGGTGGCTGTCGCTCCGGCAGTGCTGTTTCAATACAAACGCCCTGCCACTCCTGTTCGCGCAAAATAGTGGCGAAGAGTTTTAACTGGTTGACGGTGCGACCGCGCTCGCCTTCGAGACGAGCACGAGGAAGACCGCTTTCGTCCATCGCTCGCTGAATAAGAATGTCACCCAACGCTACTATCTGCTCGGCAATCGTTTCCAGAAAGGCTGCACGTGTTTCGCTATTGGTAGCGCGGTAAACAGGAAATGCAATTTTCGCCAGTGCACAGGCTTTTTCAATATCGTCGTGCGAACCTCCAGCGTAAGCCGGTTCGAGCAACTCACCGGTGGCCGGATTAATGCCGTGAACCGCATTTTCGCTGCCCTGTACAAACTGTGAACCCAAAATCTGGTTTCCGGATAACATCTCAATCTCCCATCCGTAAAAAAGACAAGCCGGTATTTATTCGTGGCGTAATTCAATACGCTTAACCGGCCCTAATAAAAAGGTGTATGACAAAGCGCCAGTAATCGCGGCGATGCCTACCAGCCCCAGCGCCCAACTGAACGAGCCGGTGTAGGCGAGAATAAAGCCGATGGTGATCGGCATGATGATGCCCGCGAGGTTGCCCGCGAAATTACATACACCGCCGGTTACACCAATCAATTCTTTAGGGGCAACTTCAGAAATAATCGCCCATGACATGGAGGAAACGCCTTGGGCAAAAAACGCGAAAGATAAAATACTGATGGCTACCAGATTGGACTCAGTAAAATTGGCGAGAAAGATCGTAGACGCAAATACAAAGCCGGTAACGATCGGCAGCTTGCGCGCCACTGACATGGAATAACCACGCTTTAACAAGGTATCTGACCAGTAGCCGCCCAGCAACACCCCTACGCTGGCAGCAATGTAAGGCATTACCGCGAAAAAGCCCGCTTTCAACATGGTCATACCACGCTCTTCAACCAGGTAGGTTGGGAACCAGGTAAGAAAGAAAAACAAGGTAGAGGAAATGGCAAACTTGCCAATACAGATAGCCCAGATTTGACGGTGCTCAAATAATTGCCACACCAGCGACCATTTGAAGTCAGCTTGCTGCACGCCACCGGTCAGCGCGCCACCTTCTTCGATGTAACGCAATTCTTCTTTACTGACACGCTTGCATTCTTTTGGATCGCGATACACTTTGAACCAGATAAACGCGAATATAATACCCAGACCGCCGGTGAGGTAAAAAACTTCCCGCCAACCGTAAGTAACCGCCACCCAGAACAGCAACGGCGTAAACATGGCGGTACCAATATACTGCCCTACCACATAAAAACTGGTAGCAGAACCACGCTCGCTTTTCGGAAACCACATGGTGACTACGCGGTTGTTGGAAGGAAAGGCCGGGGCTTCGGCAGCACCTACCAGCAAACGCAAACCAAACAGGGCCGCAAAACCGGATACCGCGCCTTGTACAAAAGTGGCTGCAGACCAAAGAAATAATGACCAGCCGTAAGCAACTCGAGAGCCCAATCTGTCTACAATAAAACCGCCTGGCAAATTGGCAAAGGCGTAAGTCCAGGCAAATGCTGAAAAGAGTAACCCCATCTGGATTCTGTCCAGCCCCAGGTCTTCAGAAAGAATTGGCGCCACCACGGCTAAATTGGTGCGGTCAACGTAATTGATAACAGTGGCGAAAAAAATCAGAAACAACATCAGGTAACGCGTTTTACCCGGCCGGACGCCGGCTGGAGCTATGGTTTTTAGCCCCGCCTTCTCGTGAAACATAAAAATACCTC includes:
- a CDS encoding MFS transporter, encoding MLFLIFFATVINYVDRTNLAVVAPILSEDLGLDRIQMGLLFSAFAWTYAFANLPGGFIVDRLGSRVAYGWSLFLWSAATFVQGAVSGFAALFGLRLLVGAAEAPAFPSNNRVVTMWFPKSERGSATSFYVVGQYIGTAMFTPLLFWVAVTYGWREVFYLTGGLGIIFAFIWFKVYRDPKECKRVSKEELRYIEEGGALTGGVQQADFKWSLVWQLFEHRQIWAICIGKFAISSTLFFFLTWFPTYLVEERGMTMLKAGFFAVMPYIAASVGVLLGGYWSDTLLKRGYSMSVARKLPIVTGFVFASTIFLANFTESNLVAISILSFAFFAQGVSSMSWAIISEVAPKELIGVTGGVCNFAGNLAGIIMPITIGFILAYTGSFSWALGLVGIAAITGALSYTFLLGPVKRIELRHE